From one Thermatribacter velox genomic stretch:
- a CDS encoding TrkH family potassium uptake protein: MNFFGEVAEEKEAISTLRLLVHLKKKVSSLSPSEVILLGYAGVIFLGALLLSLPFMVAPGNHLSFVDALFTSTSAVCVTGLVVVDTATFFSFWGQLTILILLQIGGLGYMTMTTLVAVALGRRVEYRDRLAIRDSLALDTPGGVVRFVLLIVKYTLLIEGLGFVFLLMRFLKYFPFPRALFAALFHAVSAFCNAGFSVFTNSLESFVEDPFVNLTVAGLIVLGGIGFMVLKELSERRRVTSLHARVVVRMTTLLIAIGFLGFLLLEWNGVLRDLSLSGKLLAALFQSITPRTAGFNTVPISNVSAATALLLMVLMFIGASPGGTGGGIKTTTFAILLGTVKSVIRQEDRVELLHRKVAQLTVYKAFVFFFLAILLVVGATFVLLIIQPNNPIDIVFEVFSAFGTVGLSRGITPHLLTLSKMLIILIMYVGRVGLFTLLMYRPGRDIKGLISYPEERIPI; this comes from the coding sequence ATGAATTTCTTTGGGGAAGTTGCCGAGGAAAAAGAAGCAATAAGTACTTTAAGATTACTGGTACATCTTAAAAAAAAGGTTAGTTCGCTGTCTCCTTCGGAAGTTATTCTGTTGGGTTATGCAGGTGTAATCTTTTTGGGGGCACTTCTTTTGTCTTTACCTTTTATGGTTGCTCCCGGCAATCATCTTTCTTTTGTAGACGCTCTATTTACTTCTACTTCAGCCGTTTGTGTGACTGGTCTTGTTGTGGTTGACACCGCGACTTTTTTCTCTTTCTGGGGACAGCTGACCATTCTGATTTTGTTGCAGATTGGTGGTTTGGGTTACATGACCATGACGACCCTGGTTGCCGTGGCTTTGGGGAGACGTGTTGAATATCGGGACCGTCTGGCAATCAGAGATTCTCTGGCTCTGGATACCCCGGGAGGCGTGGTTCGCTTTGTCCTTTTAATCGTGAAATACACTTTGTTGATTGAAGGCTTGGGTTTTGTGTTTCTTTTGATGAGGTTTTTGAAATATTTTCCGTTTCCTCGGGCGCTGTTTGCTGCTCTGTTTCATGCGGTATCGGCATTCTGCAATGCAGGGTTTTCAGTTTTTACAAATAGCTTAGAAAGCTTTGTTGAGGACCCTTTTGTAAATCTGACGGTTGCTGGTTTAATCGTGCTGGGAGGGATTGGCTTTATGGTTCTCAAAGAGCTTTCCGAAAGAAGGCGGGTTACCTCCCTGCATGCTCGAGTGGTGGTACGTATGACAACTTTGCTCATTGCCATTGGTTTTCTGGGCTTTTTGCTCTTGGAATGGAATGGAGTTTTGAGAGATCTTTCTCTAAGTGGAAAATTGCTGGCAGCGCTTTTCCAGTCCATAACACCTCGCACGGCTGGTTTCAATACGGTTCCCATTTCAAATGTGAGTGCGGCGACCGCGCTGCTACTCATGGTGTTGATGTTTATTGGTGCTTCTCCAGGTGGCACAGGTGGTGGTATAAAAACCACCACTTTTGCAATCCTCCTGGGTACGGTAAAAAGTGTGATTCGCCAGGAAGACCGGGTAGAGCTTTTGCATCGTAAGGTAGCGCAGCTCACTGTGTACAAAGCCTTTGTCTTTTTCTTTCTTGCTATACTTCTTGTTGTCGGAGCAACTTTCGTCCTGCTTATTATTCAGCCAAATAATCCAATAGACATTGTTTTTGAGGTTTTTTCAGCTTTTGGTACAGTAGGGCTTTCTCGGGGTATTACTCCACATCTTTTGACTCTTTCCAAAATGCTGATTATTCTTATTATGTACGTGGGCAGAGTAGGGCTTTTCACGCTGCTCATGTACCGACCAGGACGCGATATTAAGGGTTTGATAAGCTATCCTGAAGAGAGAATTCCAATTTAG
- the accC gene encoding acetyl-CoA carboxylase biotin carboxylase subunit: MFSKVLIANRGEIALRVTRACRELGLKTVGIFSDSDANLLHLRFVDQKVALGGNSPLESYLNIDKVVEACLLTRADAVHPGYGFLSENALFAQKLQENNIVFIGPSVDVLRTMKNKLLTKKILHQAGIPVVPGSLEPLHSEEEALSVARELGFPVLLKACLGGGGRGIRVVASEKELKDAFRSASREAKMAFGSSDLYLEKQIERARHIEVQILADNFGNVVHLGERECSLQRKRQKVLEEAPAHFLDAGLRSEILKCAVKAAQALNYTTCGTLEFLVTEDGNFYFMELNARIQVEHPVTEMITGVDIVREQIKAASGEKLPFNQEDIAFRGHAIEMRINAEDPFRNFTPSPGRITRFEIPRGPGIRVDSHCYSGYVVPPYYDSLIAKLIVWDENRDFALRRSYEALHSFFVEGISTTIPFHLRILQNEDFVRGCFHTRFIEEDFVME; this comes from the coding sequence TTGTTTTCCAAAGTTTTGATTGCCAATCGCGGAGAAATTGCTCTGAGAGTTACCCGAGCCTGTCGAGAGTTAGGGCTTAAGACGGTGGGAATTTTTTCCGACTCCGACGCTAACCTTTTGCATTTGCGCTTTGTGGATCAAAAGGTGGCTCTTGGTGGTAATAGCCCTTTGGAAAGTTACCTCAACATAGACAAAGTAGTTGAAGCCTGTCTTTTAACCCGTGCTGATGCAGTGCATCCTGGATATGGTTTTTTATCCGAAAATGCCCTTTTTGCACAAAAACTGCAGGAGAATAACATAGTTTTCATTGGTCCTTCGGTAGATGTTTTGAGAACCATGAAGAACAAGTTGCTTACCAAAAAAATTTTGCATCAGGCTGGTATACCAGTGGTTCCCGGTTCTCTGGAACCACTACATAGCGAAGAAGAAGCTCTGAGCGTTGCTCGAGAACTGGGGTTTCCGGTTTTGCTAAAAGCTTGCTTGGGGGGTGGTGGAAGGGGTATTAGAGTGGTTGCTTCGGAGAAAGAATTGAAAGATGCTTTTCGGAGTGCTTCTCGTGAGGCCAAGATGGCCTTTGGGAGTTCTGATCTGTACCTTGAGAAGCAGATTGAACGTGCTCGCCACATTGAGGTGCAAATTCTTGCCGATAACTTTGGCAATGTGGTGCATCTTGGGGAAAGAGAATGTTCTTTGCAGAGAAAACGTCAAAAAGTGCTTGAAGAAGCGCCTGCGCATTTTCTGGATGCTGGTTTGCGAAGTGAAATTTTGAAGTGTGCAGTTAAGGCAGCACAAGCCCTTAATTATACTACTTGCGGGACTCTGGAGTTTCTGGTTACTGAAGATGGGAATTTCTATTTCATGGAGCTTAACGCCCGTATTCAGGTAGAGCATCCGGTTACCGAGATGATCACGGGTGTGGATATCGTTCGGGAACAGATTAAAGCGGCAAGTGGCGAAAAACTTCCTTTTAACCAGGAGGATATCGCCTTCCGGGGGCATGCGATCGAAATGCGGATCAACGCAGAGGATCCTTTCCGCAATTTTACCCCTTCGCCAGGTCGCATAACCAGGTTTGAAATACCTCGTGGTCCGGGTATTCGAGTGGATTCGCATTGCTACTCTGGGTATGTGGTACCACCTTACTATGATTCTTTAATCGCCAAACTCATCGTCTGGGATGAAAATCGGGATTTTGCCTTACGGCGTTCCTATGAAGCCTTGCATTCTTTCTTTGTAGAGGGTATATCTACCACTATTCCTTTCCACTTGAGAATTTTACAAAACGAGGATTTTGTCAGAGGCTGTTTTCACACCCGTTTTATAGAGGAAGATTTCGTTATGGAATGA
- the rsxC gene encoding electron transport complex subunit RsxC yields MRVKTFPKGVHPPRTFKELTASSAIRTIEPPAKVVLPLIQHTGAPLSPLVKKGDRVKKGQKIADVEAFVSAPLHASVSGVVSAIVDWPHPTRGVFKAIVIERDGEEEERGKLLSVERIEDLEPDFLRRWIREGGIVGLGGAAFPTHVKVSPPQGKTIEYLILNGAECEPYLTCDHRVMLERPEEILIGLRILARACGAKAAFIGIEENKPDCIQLFEEKVKQLTIPTTVVPLATKYPQGSEKHLILAILGREVPPGGLPLDVGVVVNNVQTAWALGRMALEGMPLVERVITVSGDCIKERGNFLVPIGTVLEELIEFCGGFTEPPRKVIMGGPMMGIAQVSLAVPVIKGTSGFLFMREFRSFREYSCIRCGRCVNHCPMNLVPSQLARLSEFGAFEEAERFRVMDCIECGVCAYVCPAGIPITHRIKVAKAEIIRRSRKGGK; encoded by the coding sequence ATGAGGGTTAAAACTTTTCCTAAAGGGGTGCATCCTCCCCGTACTTTCAAGGAACTAACGGCTTCCAGTGCAATTCGGACTATTGAACCCCCAGCAAAAGTGGTTCTTCCCTTGATACAGCATACTGGAGCTCCCCTCTCTCCACTAGTTAAAAAGGGTGATCGGGTAAAAAAGGGACAAAAGATAGCGGATGTTGAAGCTTTTGTAAGTGCGCCTTTGCATGCTTCGGTAAGTGGTGTGGTAAGCGCGATTGTTGATTGGCCACATCCCACGCGGGGAGTTTTCAAGGCGATCGTTATAGAAAGGGATGGCGAGGAAGAGGAACGTGGGAAGCTTTTATCTGTAGAAAGAATTGAAGATTTAGAGCCGGATTTTTTGCGAAGGTGGATTCGCGAAGGAGGCATAGTTGGTCTGGGGGGAGCAGCTTTTCCGACCCATGTTAAAGTTTCTCCTCCTCAGGGGAAAACGATTGAGTATTTGATCCTTAATGGTGCTGAGTGCGAACCGTATCTTACCTGTGACCATCGGGTGATGCTGGAACGACCGGAAGAAATCCTTATCGGGTTGCGCATTCTGGCTCGTGCCTGTGGGGCCAAAGCTGCCTTTATAGGGATTGAGGAGAATAAACCTGATTGTATTCAGCTCTTTGAGGAAAAAGTGAAGCAACTCACTATTCCCACCACAGTGGTTCCTCTGGCTACCAAGTATCCTCAGGGTTCTGAAAAACACCTGATTCTGGCTATTTTGGGTCGTGAAGTTCCACCGGGTGGCCTTCCTCTCGATGTGGGAGTGGTGGTGAATAATGTTCAAACTGCTTGGGCGTTGGGGAGAATGGCACTTGAAGGAATGCCACTTGTAGAGAGGGTAATTACTGTCAGTGGAGACTGTATAAAGGAACGCGGGAATTTTCTGGTTCCAATTGGAACCGTGCTTGAGGAATTGATAGAGTTTTGCGGTGGGTTTACAGAACCTCCTCGCAAGGTTATTATGGGAGGACCCATGATGGGTATCGCTCAGGTTTCTCTTGCGGTGCCGGTTATCAAGGGTACTTCGGGTTTTCTTTTCATGAGAGAATTTCGATCTTTCAGGGAATATTCCTGCATCCGCTGTGGAAGATGTGTCAATCACTGTCCTATGAACCTTGTTCCCAGCCAGTTGGCTCGGCTTTCTGAGTTTGGTGCCTTTGAGGAAGCAGAGAGGTTCAGGGTTATGGATTGCATCGAGTGCGGAGTGTGTGCCTATGTTTGTCCAGCTGGTATACCCATAACGCATCGCATTAAGGTTGCCAAGGCGGAAATAATTCGCAGGTCGAGGAAGGGAGGAAAGTGA
- a CDS encoding RnfABCDGE type electron transport complex subunit D yields MSEALRLVFTPSPHIKDATTVPWIMKQVFLALLPAAIWGIYFFGPAYAFWPLLLSILSCVGFEALDCWLFKRPLSIFDGSALVTGMLLGLSLPPGCPFWIPIVGGGAAILLGKQVFGGLGQNIFNPALVGRAVLLVSWPQAMTTWVAKTPFAFPNLEQGAMNLASGVDVVTTPTPLGISKMFGYSTLKQLDPHILWRLFVGLVPGSIGEISALLLLAGFFYLLWRGIVSWDIPVFFFVGLTLVAFLGGENPLYHLLAGGAVMGACFKATDYVTTPMTQNMRYLFGFGAGAITALIRIAGGYPEGVTFGILAMNALVPLMDRHQPRRFGVKPR; encoded by the coding sequence TTGAGCGAGGCTCTTAGGCTAGTTTTTACTCCGTCTCCCCATATCAAAGACGCAACGACTGTTCCCTGGATTATGAAGCAGGTTTTTCTGGCACTTCTCCCTGCAGCGATATGGGGCATTTACTTTTTTGGTCCTGCTTATGCTTTCTGGCCTTTACTTTTGTCTATTTTAAGCTGCGTCGGGTTTGAGGCCCTGGACTGCTGGCTTTTCAAAAGGCCTCTCTCCATATTTGATGGGAGTGCTCTGGTTACTGGCATGCTTTTGGGGCTTTCTCTTCCCCCGGGCTGTCCCTTCTGGATCCCCATTGTGGGTGGAGGAGCGGCCATTTTGCTTGGAAAGCAGGTATTTGGGGGATTGGGACAGAATATATTTAATCCTGCACTGGTAGGTAGGGCGGTATTACTGGTTTCCTGGCCTCAGGCTATGACTACCTGGGTTGCCAAAACTCCTTTTGCCTTCCCCAATCTGGAACAAGGAGCAATGAACCTGGCTTCGGGAGTTGACGTGGTTACCACTCCTACACCCCTTGGTATTTCTAAAATGTTTGGTTACAGCACCTTAAAGCAACTGGATCCACATATACTGTGGCGTTTGTTTGTGGGTCTGGTTCCAGGATCTATTGGGGAAATTTCTGCCTTGCTTTTGCTGGCTGGATTTTTTTACCTTCTGTGGAGGGGTATTGTAAGCTGGGATATCCCAGTTTTCTTTTTTGTCGGTTTGACATTGGTAGCCTTCCTGGGGGGTGAAAATCCCCTTTATCACCTTCTTGCTGGTGGTGCAGTTATGGGTGCTTGTTTTAAAGCAACTGATTATGTAACTACTCCGATGACTCAGAATATGCGTTATCTTTTTGGTTTCGGGGCAGGTGCGATTACTGCTCTGATACGCATCGCAGGAGGGTATCCCGAAGGTGTAACTTTTGGTATTCTGGCCATGAATGCTCTGGTTCCCCTTATGGACCGCCATCAACCCAGAAGATTTGGGGTGAAGCCGAGATGA
- a CDS encoding RnfABCDGE type electron transport complex subunit G: MKDILKVASVLALVCVIAAVSLAAVNEVTQKEILRRAQEELKEALGAVFPSADTFQKIEVTLPEEPESKDFSILELYQAFSGDKEVGHVFKVESSGYGGPILLLIGISTVDNTITGIQVLEHQETPGLGSNIAEPEFLGQFVGKSIDDPFKLNQDVKAITGATISSRAMVRACFGVIDYLKGGSSR; this comes from the coding sequence ATGAAAGACATTTTGAAGGTGGCATCGGTACTGGCTCTGGTTTGTGTAATAGCTGCGGTATCTTTGGCAGCGGTGAACGAGGTTACTCAAAAAGAAATTTTGCGAAGGGCTCAAGAAGAACTCAAAGAAGCTTTAGGAGCAGTTTTTCCGAGTGCTGATACTTTTCAAAAAATCGAAGTGACCCTTCCTGAAGAACCAGAAAGCAAAGACTTCTCCATTTTAGAGCTTTATCAGGCTTTTTCTGGAGATAAAGAAGTAGGTCATGTTTTCAAAGTTGAAAGCAGCGGATATGGAGGCCCCATTCTTTTGCTTATAGGCATTTCCACGGTGGATAATACAATTACTGGCATCCAGGTCCTGGAACACCAGGAAACCCCGGGTTTGGGTTCTAATATTGCGGAACCCGAATTTCTTGGACAATTTGTTGGAAAATCGATTGACGATCCTTTCAAGCTTAATCAAGATGTAAAAGCCATAACCGGGGCTACTATTTCTTCACGAGCCATGGTTCGAGCTTGCTTTGGAGTTATTGATTACTTGAAAGGGGGTAGCTCCCGTTGA
- the rsxE gene encoding electron transport complex subunit RsxE, with the protein MIGLCSVLAVSVKVENCLAMGAAVIFVTTCSSMVISLIRRFVPSQVRIPIFIVVISTFTTIVDLVMKAYLPPLSKALGIFIPLIVVNCMIMGRAEAFASRNSLLPSIVDALGMGVGFTLIITAIGVARELFGYGQLLSIPVLPATYQGMMVMILPPGAFLVIGIYIALLNRFARGNK; encoded by the coding sequence ATGATCGGTTTGTGTTCAGTGCTTGCGGTTTCAGTTAAGGTGGAAAACTGTCTGGCTATGGGAGCAGCCGTGATTTTCGTTACCACCTGTTCCAGTATGGTAATTTCTTTGATTCGCCGTTTTGTGCCCAGTCAGGTTCGCATTCCCATTTTTATCGTGGTAATATCCACCTTTACCACTATAGTGGACCTGGTTATGAAAGCTTATCTCCCACCGCTTTCCAAGGCGCTGGGTATCTTTATACCTTTGATTGTTGTGAACTGCATGATTATGGGGAGAGCAGAAGCTTTTGCTTCCCGAAACTCTCTTTTGCCCTCCATTGTGGATGCACTGGGTATGGGAGTAGGTTTTACCTTGATAATTACCGCCATTGGGGTGGCCAGAGAGCTTTTCGGTTACGGACAACTCCTCTCAATTCCTGTTTTACCAGCGACTTATCAGGGTATGATGGTAATGATTTTGCCACCAGGAGCGTTTCTGGTAATTGGTATCTATATTGCTCTTTTGAACCGCTTTGCAAGGGGGAATAAGTGA
- a CDS encoding electron transport complex protein RnfA, producing MDAGLLTLLKIFLSAAFVDNIILARYIGLCPYIGMSSSVANSLGMGMAVTFVMVLASLVTWVLWNFILVPLHLEYLRIMVFILVIATLVQLVEIILKKNLPNLYRAMGIYLPLITTNCAILAVTFFGVDYGYGPLQVAIYSIGVALGFTVALLLLAGIREKLQFSKVPGFWKGYPIVFISTCLLALVFVGFKGLIK from the coding sequence ATGGATGCAGGACTGCTTACGTTGCTTAAGATATTTTTGAGTGCTGCGTTTGTTGACAACATAATCCTGGCCCGCTATATAGGCCTCTGCCCCTATATCGGCATGTCTTCGAGTGTGGCGAACTCGCTGGGGATGGGTATGGCTGTTACTTTTGTAATGGTACTTGCTTCTCTGGTTACCTGGGTGCTCTGGAATTTTATCCTGGTTCCCCTACATCTTGAATATTTAAGGATTATGGTGTTCATTCTGGTTATTGCTACTTTGGTGCAGCTTGTGGAAATAATTCTCAAGAAGAACCTACCCAATCTTTATCGGGCTATGGGTATTTACCTCCCCCTTATTACCACTAACTGTGCTATTTTGGCGGTTACCTTTTTTGGGGTTGACTATGGTTACGGGCCTTTACAGGTGGCTATTTACAGTATCGGTGTAGCGTTGGGATTCACGGTAGCACTACTTTTGCTGGCTGGAATCCGGGAAAAATTGCAGTTTAGCAAAGTGCCTGGGTTTTGGAAAGGGTATCCCATAGTTTTTATTTCAACCTGTCTCCTGGCACTGGTTTTTGTGGGTTTTAAAGGTCTTATTAAGTGA
- a CDS encoding RnfABCDGE type electron transport complex subunit B: MGIALPGIVVGVLGLLFGLMLGWFAKKFAVEVNPLAQRIEEILPGANCGACGYPGCSGLAKAIALGNAPVNACPVGGARVWLEISKLVGASVSEIKPQRALLLCQGGRGTAQEFAEYHGIEDCRAVAVLGLSPKACPFGCLGYGTCERVCPFGAIVIDKEEKLPVIDWQKCTGCGKCVRECPRNVLGLVSQEDQVVVACTSLQGAKEVRAVCKKGCIKCQLCVRTCPVGAISFKEGRIVIDHEKCTLCGACVEKCPTKCIVFVSRSKCVAFSDLKSIGEPTGVKG, from the coding sequence ATGGGCATAGCCTTGCCTGGAATTGTGGTCGGTGTGTTAGGGCTTCTTTTTGGTTTGATGCTGGGGTGGTTTGCAAAAAAGTTTGCTGTGGAAGTTAATCCTCTGGCTCAGAGAATCGAGGAAATTCTACCCGGTGCTAACTGTGGAGCTTGTGGATATCCTGGTTGCAGTGGCCTTGCTAAAGCCATTGCTCTGGGCAATGCTCCCGTTAATGCCTGCCCAGTGGGAGGAGCAAGAGTGTGGCTGGAGATTTCCAAGCTGGTAGGAGCAAGTGTTTCGGAAATTAAACCTCAGAGAGCATTGCTTCTTTGCCAGGGAGGTAGGGGCACGGCTCAGGAGTTTGCTGAGTATCATGGTATCGAGGATTGCAGAGCAGTTGCAGTTCTGGGTCTTTCTCCCAAGGCTTGCCCTTTCGGATGTCTGGGTTATGGCACTTGTGAACGGGTGTGTCCCTTTGGAGCTATTGTGATTGATAAGGAAGAAAAACTTCCAGTTATCGACTGGCAAAAATGCACCGGGTGTGGTAAGTGTGTGCGCGAGTGCCCGCGCAATGTTCTGGGGCTGGTTTCCCAGGAAGACCAGGTAGTGGTTGCCTGCACTTCTTTGCAAGGAGCAAAAGAAGTGCGAGCGGTTTGTAAAAAAGGTTGTATTAAGTGTCAGCTCTGTGTAAGGACCTGTCCGGTAGGGGCAATAAGCTTTAAAGAGGGTAGGATAGTAATTGACCACGAAAAGTGCACTCTGTGCGGTGCGTGTGTGGAAAAATGTCCTACCAAGTGCATTGTTTTCGTTTCACGCAGCAAGTGTGTCGCTTTTTCGGATTTAAAGTCGATTGGTGAGCCTACAGGAGTTAAGGGGTAG
- a CDS encoding L-fuculokinase, with amino-acid sequence MDKSGYLLGIDVGTTNTKVAIYDAEGKRLAFGSFRTPLVASPYGENYRPEEIFRSLIGTIKSFDATLRKEIVALSVSSFAEVMVGIDARGKVVGDCIPWYDTRTEEQFEKMRNLLDPQHVYQITGLLPQNKYSFYKLFWHKEKEPERFEKTALWTSMSGYILYAFSGECSFDYSLASRTMFFDQRKLAWWEEGLSMLDLPVSKLAPLCPSGKAIGVVKNDVARELGFSDKVVVVTGGHDHLCAALACGVFEEGRALISTGTTESLTMIPSTIPRVEVSEFSKPFSWGQHVVFPRLYAMNGIYSGGYAVDWLLKITGKDYSLFEVLPLPPRDNIPLFLPYLLGAHYPGARAAFLGLSGDAGLEELFCGLVLGICFEYRKLWEGMETELKIKAEEASNVGGGTRNSFWMQLKADVLNREIAVPEDTEGSLKGAALLAGLGSGFYKSVDEAYRKTFRVKRKYYPRQEFLGWFDSYYSLYVELERDMFSLNQKILRKGEFRNG; translated from the coding sequence ATGGACAAAAGCGGATATTTGCTGGGTATTGATGTTGGAACCACAAACACCAAAGTTGCTATTTATGACGCCGAGGGAAAGAGGTTGGCGTTCGGTTCTTTTCGAACACCACTTGTTGCAAGTCCTTATGGTGAAAATTATCGTCCAGAGGAAATTTTTAGGTCTCTTATTGGGACCATTAAGAGTTTCGATGCGACCTTGCGAAAGGAAATTGTTGCATTGAGTGTTTCGAGTTTTGCTGAAGTAATGGTTGGCATTGATGCCCGGGGGAAAGTGGTTGGAGATTGTATTCCCTGGTACGACACTCGGACTGAGGAACAATTTGAAAAGATGCGCAACCTGCTGGATCCACAGCATGTTTACCAGATTACAGGTCTTCTCCCCCAGAACAAGTATTCTTTTTACAAGTTGTTCTGGCACAAAGAAAAAGAGCCTGAACGTTTTGAAAAAACCGCTCTTTGGACTTCGATGTCGGGGTATATCCTGTACGCTTTTTCTGGTGAGTGTTCTTTTGATTATTCTTTGGCTTCGCGCACCATGTTTTTTGATCAGAGAAAACTCGCCTGGTGGGAAGAAGGGCTTTCTATGCTGGATTTGCCCGTATCCAAATTGGCTCCTCTTTGTCCTTCGGGCAAGGCTATAGGAGTAGTGAAGAATGATGTGGCAAGAGAACTGGGTTTTTCCGATAAGGTGGTGGTGGTTACTGGTGGTCATGACCATCTCTGTGCAGCGCTGGCCTGTGGAGTTTTTGAAGAGGGCAGGGCACTCATTTCTACTGGAACCACCGAATCCCTGACTATGATTCCTTCCACTATTCCTCGGGTAGAAGTTTCTGAATTCAGCAAACCTTTTTCCTGGGGTCAGCACGTGGTTTTTCCAAGGTTGTATGCCATGAACGGCATTTACAGCGGCGGTTACGCTGTTGACTGGTTGCTTAAAATAACTGGTAAAGATTATTCTTTATTTGAGGTTCTTCCTTTACCACCACGAGATAACATTCCTCTTTTTCTACCTTATCTTTTAGGTGCCCATTATCCCGGTGCTCGGGCGGCATTCCTGGGTTTAAGTGGAGACGCAGGCCTTGAAGAACTCTTTTGTGGGCTGGTGCTGGGAATTTGTTTTGAGTATCGCAAATTGTGGGAAGGCATGGAAACAGAACTAAAGATAAAAGCAGAGGAAGCAAGCAACGTGGGTGGAGGTACTCGTAACAGTTTCTGGATGCAACTGAAGGCTGATGTTTTAAACAGAGAAATTGCCGTTCCTGAGGATACAGAGGGAAGTCTGAAAGGGGCCGCTTTGCTTGCAGGTTTGGGAAGCGGTTTTTATAAAAGTGTCGACGAGGCTTATCGGAAAACTTTTCGAGTAAAGCGGAAGTATTATCCTCGCCAGGAGTTTTTGGGTTGGTTTGACAGTTACTATAGTTTGTATGTTGAGCTGGAGCGAGATATGTTTTCCCTGAATCAGAAAATACTTCGTAAGGGTGAGTTTCGAAATGGATGA
- a CDS encoding TM1266 family iron-only hydrogenase system putative regulator, protein MDERVGVVGIVITDRKRQAGNVNRILSEFGDIVVGRMGIPYREHNISVIALIVNGNTDQIGALTGKLGNIPGVKVKSALVPFVIND, encoded by the coding sequence ATGGATGAGCGAGTGGGCGTGGTTGGTATTGTAATCACCGACAGAAAACGACAGGCTGGCAATGTTAACCGAATTTTGAGTGAGTTTGGAGATATTGTGGTGGGTAGAATGGGGATTCCCTATCGGGAGCACAACATCTCGGTCATTGCTTTAATTGTTAATGGGAATACTGACCAGATTGGAGCTTTGACTGGGAAACTGGGGAACATTCCTGGGGTAAAAGTCAAATCGGCCCTGGTGCCTTTTGTGATTAATGATTGA